The window GGCTGCATCCAAGGTGTGAGCTTTTCCTCAACATCACCCGGGAGATAACCAATGTCTTTGCCCAAAGGAAAAATAGGACGCGAGACCAAGAGGCGCTGGTAAATACCTTCTTCAGTGACCTTCTGAAGGCCTGCGGCAATCGCCATCAGCGTTTTACCCGTACCTGCCTTACCCACGAGCGTTACCAGCTTCACATCGTCATCCATGAGGATATCCGCAGCGAAACTTTGCTCCTTGTTGCGAGGACGAATACCCCACATCCCGTCTTTGGGAAGGTTCACCGGCCGAATCACTTGCTCTTCAGTATCTACTTTACCAAGGGCTGTGTGCGTCGGGTTACACCGGTCACGCATCAATGCGAATTGGTTCGCGTAATAGCCTTCTTCTTTAAATGGAATTTCACCATCTTTGTAGAACTGATCGATGTCCTCACCGGACATGTCTACTTCATCAATGCCTGTGTAGAGCTCTTCAATATCCTGGCCTTCAGAATCATAATCCTTAACGACGAGGCCCAAGGCTGCAGCACGAATGCGCAGGTTAACGTCTTTGGTAACAAAGATAACTTTGGTGTCGGGCTCTTTTTCCTGCGCCTCAAGCGCGGTGGCCAAAATCATATTATCTGTTGAGTTACGGGACTTAAAACCACTTGGCAAATCACGCTCCGTAATGGCTACCTGCAAGGTGCCTCCCGTGCGCAACTCAATACCTTTGGTCATTTGAACGCCGTCGGTTCTCAAACCGTCAAGAACGCGCGCAATTTCTCGCGCGTTGCGACCCAGTTCAGATAGGTCTTTTTTAAAGGTATCGACCTCTTCGATCACATAAATCGGGATAAGAATATGATTATCAGCGAAAGCAAAAACAGCATTTGGATCGTGCAACAAAACGTTGGTATCCAGAACAAAGGTTTTTTTCATATTTAAGTCACAGTCTGATTCGACGCCCCAGCGACATCAAACAGCTTTCTTATGTTTGGGTTTAAGGTGTGACCACCATACAACTTGATCGCGCCCATTATGTTTAGCTTCGTACAATGCCTCATCTGAACAAACAGTCAACCTCGGTTTCGTGTCTGCATCGGTTGGGTAAGTGGCAATACCAAGCGACATCGTGCAGTTGAATTGCCCTACATCACTGTGAAAGTTCTCCGCTTTAATCTGCTTGCGAATACGCTCACAAATTGTGTTTGCCCCTTCTGACTCTGTTTCCTCCATCAAAATGGCAAATTCTTCTCCACCGTACCGTGCAACAACATCCGTGTTACGAGCACCCGACTCTAAAATACGCGCAACTTTGCGTAAAACCATATCGCCGACTGGGTGGCCGTGGGTGTCGTTGACCCGCTTGAAGTGATCGATATCGCAGAGTACCAAAGAGAACTTTCGCCCATAACGTTCAGCCCGTTGCATCATCGAATCAAAGAGCTCTTGGAAGTGTCTGTGGTTCACAAGGTTGGTGAGGCCATCTGTGGTCGCCAGCTGCTCCATACGTTCATACATCTGTGCGTTTGCAATCGCGATGGCTGCGTGGTCACCAATGACACGGACCATATCTGCGGCCTGCATGCTTAGAAACTCTTTACGCATGCTGCCGATAATCAGAGCGCCCACACCAACATGCTTCCAAAGTAGAGGGTAAACTTGGACGCCAGCAACTGGGATGCTGATTGAGTTGCCAAAGATACGTTGAGAGCGAGCTCGGGCCGTTCCGTAGGGTAAAGTGTGCTTGGCCTTAATAGCCGCACCGACAAGCCCCTGCTGCGCTTCGAACACCTCACCAACAAGCTCGCTGTATTCCGGCATTTCATGCCAATCGCAGGAAGCGATTCGCATTTGACCTTCCACTTCACCCGAGACGCAGACCGCTGCGAACTCGGCTCCAGTTACCCGCCGCGCAGCTCGCAATGTCACTTGGGCGACTTCATCCACCGTAAGCGCTGAGTTAAAATCTCGAAGAGCCTGATAAAAACGTTCTTTCTGGAACTTCTCTTGGTCCATTTGACTGAAGATTTGCTCCACTTGAACCGCGCGCATGGCTTCTTCAGCGATGGTCGTCATAACGTCCAGATCACCGTTATCAAAACTTCGACCGTCCACTCGGTCGGCCACCAAAATGCCGCGTAAATGTCCGCGCTCCATCACGGGTACGCCGATAAAGTCGGTAACCTTCTCTGGCTTATCGTAATAGACGAGCCCGGGGTGCCCCACGCGCATGTTTTGCAGCATGATGGGTTCCTTTTGCTTAGCAATCGCCCCCAACACGCCTTCGCCGATTCCAATCGGTCGTTCCTGCACATGGTCTGATTCACTGCGAAGCTCTTTGAGCCGCAACCGTTGCCCAGCAATATCAAGCCAAAATAAACCAACGGTATAAGGTTGCAAAGCTCTCTCAGCCACAGCCAGCACATTGTAGAGAGAATCGTGGATAGCTTGAACCGAGCTAATGGTGCGCCGGTTCGATAATTCTTCAGCTGTGAGATCACGGCTTTCGAGGCTCAGTGCTGAGGTTAATCTAAAGTCTTCTGCCTCGTCTGCAATGATAGAGAGCTGACTATCAATCTGGCGACGAATCGTAGACTTTTGCCGCACGACTTCTCCCCGCAAAAATACAGCGAAGAGAAAACTAAAAAGCGTGATGAAAGAGACGTGCGACATAAGCAGTCGCCAGCCCAGAGGTTCCGGCTGAAAATACCAAATCGCCGCTTCAGTGGCCATCAAGATGCCGATAAAGAGACTGGCTTCTTTCAAGGAATGAAAAGCGACCAAGAAGGCAACAAGCACATAGACCAGAGGATACAGAAGCCCAGATGGCCCGCCTGTAAGCTCAACCATTGCGAGGGTGCCCGAAACAAGGAGAAAGCCCAGCTCAAGAA of the Deltaproteobacteria bacterium genome contains:
- a CDS encoding PhoH family protein — translated: MKKTFVLDTNVLLHDPNAVFAFADNHILIPIYVIEEVDTFKKDLSELGRNAREIARVLDGLRTDGVQMTKGIELRTGGTLQVAITERDLPSGFKSRNSTDNMILATALEAQEKEPDTKVIFVTKDVNLRIRAAALGLVVKDYDSEGQDIEELYTGIDEVDMSGEDIDQFYKDGEIPFKEEGYYANQFALMRDRCNPTHTALGKVDTEEQVIRPVNLPKDGMWGIRPRNKEQSFAADILMDDDVKLVTLVGKAGTGKTLMAIAAGLQKVTEEGIYQRLLVSRPIFPLGKDIGYLPGDVEEKLTPWMQPIFDNIEFLMGISRQDKKQGRSYTELMDLGLLEIEPLTYIRGRSIPNQFMVVDEAQNLTPHEVKTILSRAGDNTKIILTGDPYQIDNPYVDSTNNGLVHVVNRFQKERIAGHVSLSKGERSDLAELAANLL
- a CDS encoding GGDEF domain-containing protein → MVAQWVWGNVSYAARRYAGLGIAVAGLVLSAAGLFRGPQGIGLFHGLALGLLGSVLSFRLFKRLSDDTPASQNIPGHQILELGFLLVSGTLAMVELTGGPSGLLYPLVYVLVAFLVAFHSLKEASLFIGILMATEAAIWYFQPEPLGWRLLMSHVSFITLFSFLFAVFLRGEVVRQKSTIRRQIDSQLSIIADEAEDFRLTSALSLESRDLTAEELSNRRTISSVQAIHDSLYNVLAVAERALQPYTVGLFWLDIAGQRLRLKELRSESDHVQERPIGIGEGVLGAIAKQKEPIMLQNMRVGHPGLVYYDKPEKVTDFIGVPVMERGHLRGILVADRVDGRSFDNGDLDVMTTIAEEAMRAVQVEQIFSQMDQEKFQKERFYQALRDFNSALTVDEVAQVTLRAARRVTGAEFAAVCVSGEVEGQMRIASCDWHEMPEYSELVGEVFEAQQGLVGAAIKAKHTLPYGTARARSQRIFGNSISIPVAGVQVYPLLWKHVGVGALIIGSMRKEFLSMQAADMVRVIGDHAAIAIANAQMYERMEQLATTDGLTNLVNHRHFQELFDSMMQRAERYGRKFSLVLCDIDHFKRVNDTHGHPVGDMVLRKVARILESGARNTDVVARYGGEEFAILMEETESEGANTICERIRKQIKAENFHSDVGQFNCTMSLGIATYPTDADTKPRLTVCSDEALYEAKHNGRDQVVWWSHLKPKHKKAV